One Gammaproteobacteria bacterium DNA window includes the following coding sequences:
- a CDS encoding anthranilate phosphoribosyltransferase, translating into MSTAESSSVRDLHACIGKIATGPEFSKNLSFSEAYGAMRHILAGTVDPVQSGVFLIALRMKRETDAENAGALRAIADVTTTATADVDDVLDIADPYDGFARCLPVSPFLPAVLAACGVPTISHGLESVAPKFGVTPRQVLRAAGIDVDLDVRQAAARLSNALTGWGYVDQQAFCPALHALTGLRALIVKRPVISTVENLTGPVRGRQRTHLLTGYVHKAYPPVYARLARASGFASAAVIRGIEGGVLASLRQPAKVHVYHEGGELESREVNPADLNIDYPFRALPLPSALVGQKIEDNPESALGTDSAASAAAQAGLAALAGEPGAARDSLVYGGAIALTHLRRFDTLRAAAEVVRSALDTGAARAKFTDG; encoded by the coding sequence ATGTCCACCGCAGAGTCATCCAGCGTCCGCGATCTGCACGCCTGCATCGGCAAAATCGCGACCGGCCCCGAGTTCAGCAAGAACTTGTCGTTCAGCGAGGCTTACGGCGCCATGCGTCATATTCTCGCGGGCACCGTCGATCCGGTGCAAAGTGGCGTATTCCTGATCGCGCTGCGCATGAAGCGCGAAACCGACGCGGAGAATGCCGGCGCGCTGCGCGCGATCGCCGATGTCACGACAACGGCCACGGCGGACGTCGATGACGTACTGGACATCGCCGACCCTTACGACGGCTTCGCGCGGTGCTTGCCAGTGTCACCGTTCCTGCCGGCCGTGCTGGCCGCCTGCGGTGTGCCGACGATCAGTCACGGGCTGGAATCCGTAGCGCCCAAATTCGGCGTTACACCCCGGCAGGTGCTGCGCGCCGCCGGGATCGACGTGGACCTCGATGTGCGGCAGGCGGCGGCGCGCTTGAGCAATGCGCTCACCGGCTGGGGGTATGTGGACCAGCAAGCGTTCTGTCCCGCGCTGCATGCATTGACTGGCTTGCGCGCGCTGATCGTCAAACGCCCGGTAATCTCCACGGTCGAGAACCTGACCGGGCCGGTGCGCGGCCGCCAACGCACGCATCTGCTCACAGGCTACGTCCACAAGGCGTATCCACCGGTTTATGCGCGACTGGCGCGTGCGAGCGGGTTTGCGTCGGCCGCGGTGATCCGCGGCATCGAGGGTGGCGTGCTGGCATCACTGCGGCAGCCGGCAAAAGTGCATGTCTATCACGAGGGCGGCGAACTGGAGTCGCGCGAGGTCAACCCCGCGGACCTGAACATCGACTACCCGTTCCGCGCATTGCCGCTGCCTTCGGCTCTGGTGGGGCAAAAAATCGAAGACAATCCTGAAAGCGCGCTGGGCACCGACTCCGCGGCAAGCGCCGCCGCGCAAGCGGGCCTCGCGGCTCTGGCTGGCGAACCGGGCGCCGCGCGCGACAGTCTCGTGTACGGCGGCGCGATCGCACTCACGCATCTGCGGCGCTTCGATACGCTGCGGGCGGCAGCCGAAGTCGTGAGAAGTGCGCTGGATACGGGCGCCGCGCGCGCGAAGTTCACCGACGGCTAA
- a CDS encoding phosphoadenylyl-sulfate reductase: protein MALSTLEIRRQAKIHEGRHPREILRLALESCDDVAISFSGAEDVALIDMAVRIDPKVKVFSLDTGRLHAETYRYLEHIRKHYRLNLEMLSPDTFSLQDLVRRKGLFSFYEDGHHECCGIRKVEPLRRRLATVDAWITGQRRDQSPTRLDVPIVQIDTTYGTDEHPLIKFNPLAGWRSEQVWAYIRANNVPYNELHERGYVSIGCEPCTRPVLPHQHEREGRWWWEEETQKECGLHIANGDTGT from the coding sequence ATGGCTTTATCCACGCTCGAAATCCGCCGTCAGGCCAAGATCCACGAAGGCAGGCATCCGCGCGAAATCCTGCGCCTGGCGCTGGAGTCGTGCGACGACGTAGCCATATCGTTCAGCGGCGCCGAGGACGTGGCGCTGATCGACATGGCGGTGCGCATCGATCCCAAGGTCAAGGTGTTCTCGCTGGATACGGGGCGTCTGCACGCGGAGACATATCGCTATCTGGAGCACATCAGAAAGCACTACCGTCTCAACCTAGAAATGCTCTCGCCGGATACTTTTTCGCTTCAGGATCTGGTGCGCCGCAAAGGGCTGTTCAGCTTCTACGAGGACGGGCATCATGAATGCTGCGGCATCCGCAAAGTCGAGCCTTTGAGACGCAGGCTCGCCACCGTTGACGCCTGGATCACTGGACAGCGTCGCGATCAAAGCCCGACACGGCTGGACGTGCCTATCGTGCAGATCGATACGACTTACGGCACCGACGAGCACCCGCTCATCAAATTCAATCCGCTGGCAGGCTGGCGTTCCGAGCAGGTGTGGGCCTATATCCGCGCCAATAACGTACCGTATAACGAGCTGCATGAGCGCGGTTATGTCAGCATCGGCTGCGAACCATGCACCCGCCCGGTGCTGCCGCATCAGCACGAGCGCGAGGGCCGCTGGTGGTGGGAGGAAGAGACGCAGAAGGAGTGCGGTCTGCACATTGCCAACGGCGATACGGGGACTTGA